CAGTATCCCGGCCGGCGTGAGGTCGATCTCGTCTTGTAGTGCGCTGACGATCTCGTCGGCACCGCGCTGTCCGGTGCCGAAAGTCTCCACCAGATAGCTCACCGGCTCGGCCACGCCGATGGCGTAGGCGATCTGGACCAGGCATTTCCTTGTCCAACCACGGGCGACCACCTGCCTCGCGGGAAAGCGGGCCGACCGACTTTCCGACTCTGCCGCGCGAAACACCATCATCAAACCATACGCTTAGCCGAATACCCAGACTTAATGCGCTTCCGCGTATATTGACAATATATACGCCGTCGCGCATAGTGAAGATCAAGGAGGAATCGGCATGGAACAGATTGCCCGCACCCAAAAGCAGCTCGGCGCCGCCATCCGCCGGGAGCGCAAGCGCGCGGGGCTGACGCAGGTCGAGCTTGGCGCGCGCATGAGTCTGCGCCAGGCCACGGTATCGAGCCTCGAGGCCGGAGAGAACGCCACGCGCGTGCAAACACTCCTTGCGGCGCTCGCCGCCCTTGACCTGGAATTGGTCGTGAGGCCGCGGACCAAGGGCTCGGCCCGTGAGATCGAGGACATGTTCTGATGGCCGGGCGTCCTCGCACCCACATACCG
This DNA window, taken from Betaproteobacteria bacterium, encodes the following:
- a CDS encoding methionine adenosyltransferase domain-containing protein; translated protein: MMVFRAAESESRSARFPARQVVARGWTRKCLVQIAYAIGVAEPVSYLVETFGTGQRGADEIVSALQDEIDLTPAGILKTLDLRWPIYELTTNYGHFGRQRGEFSWEREVTTG
- a CDS encoding helix-turn-helix domain-containing protein; its protein translation is MEQIARTQKQLGAAIRRERKRAGLTQVELGARMSLRQATVSSLEAGENATRVQTLLAALAALDLELVVRPRTKGSAREIEDMF